The SAR324 cluster bacterium genome segment ATTTCATGAATCTGACCTGTTTTTCTGAGAGATGTTAATCCAGACGTTGTTTCAGCTGAGTTTCTTTAGTTCCAAAGGAATCAATTTGATTTTAAACTTCGGTCAAAAATCTTTGAAAAAAACTGGATTGCTTAGCGTTCTGAGGATTCTCGGAGGATCTTCCAAGGATTGTTGAGATCGGTTGTAAATAGGACGCTCTTTGTACCAGTTCACCAGTTCGTTGATCAGTCGTGTACGGCTATTTTCAGCTTCGATTTCTGCACGTAGAAATTTACCAGGGACCGAAATTGTCATGCTATCCTGCCAATCATCTGAGGGAATTTTGTATTCCTGAACACAACCATCCTCTGTCACAAAACGCAGTTGATCACCTTTTGCACCTCTTACTTCAAAATTCACCTCGAGATCATTGGAGCCTAACTCAGCGCGTTTAATACGGCTTCCCATGAGTTGATCATTTACAGTGATGGCCAGATGGGGACCCGTTGGAGACTCTGTGACATACCCAAATCCATTTTTCAGAGCACCCACAACAGAACCAGCATCTAGATAGGGAGCCCAAATGACCGTTGTGGGCTTGCCTAGACCAAAGGGCCCTGGCGTTCTCAATCCTTCAGGCTGATGCAGATCGCTACCACCGATCAGAGAGATTTGACGACCTTCCGCGAGCAGTCGATCATAGGATTTCAAGACACCATCGTTATTGGTAAGCCAGTGTCCGTGGTAGACCTCCATACAATCCATTTCGGGATAGTCATAGTCCCAAACAAGAGGCTCCTTGTCATGGTTGACTGAAAAGATCGCATTTTGGCGTTTCACTTCCTCAAGAAACGTTAGCAAGTCTTCGCTTCCACCTATCCGAAAATCTATCCACTCAGAAAGACCAAAGATGTTGGCATGCCCCCGGTAGGTGGTCAGTTCCATACCAGGGATAAAGACTAGGTCTGCCGTACTCTGCTGGCTGAAATACTGCCACTGTGTTGTTGTGTTATGATCTGTAACAGCAAGAAAATCGAGCCCAACCGATCTAGCATTTTCTGCAAGTACCTCAGGGGCTCCCTTGGCATCGCTGTGATAAGTATGGCAGTGCAGATCCCCACGGAACCAGCCTGCGCCGTCTCTCCGCACTAGAACCGCTTCAGGAGCAATGAATAGCTGTCGAGCAGAATCATCTGCTTTCATTCCTAATTTGATGCTGGCTCCTTCAGCAGGGAGTACGTAAAGCCCCAGAAGTATCTTCCATCTGCCTTCTGGAATCTC includes the following:
- a CDS encoding CehA/McbA family metallohydrolase; the protein is MEDFILSTGQQIEFDVHVDRSTKARSPFFEIPVHVPKGVTRIDVSFRYDKSDDCLIDIGILDSNATDFPTRRGFRGWSGGARDHFFIARDSATPGYYAGEIPEGRWKILLGLYVLPAEGASIKLGMKADDSARQLFIAPEAVLVRRDGAGWFRGDLHCHTYHSDAKGAPEVLAENARSVGLDFLAVTDHNTTTQWQYFSQQSTADLVFIPGMELTTYRGHANIFGLSEWIDFRIGGSEDLLTFLEEVKRQNAIFSVNHDKEPLVWDYDYPEMDCMEVYHGHWLTNNDGVLKSYDRLLAEGRQISLIGGSDLHQPEGLRTPGPFGLGKPTTVIWAPYLDAGSVVGALKNGFGYVTESPTGPHLAITVNDQLMGSRIKRAELGSNDLEVNFEVRGAKGDQLRFVTEDGCVQEYKIPSDDWQDSMTISVPGKFLRAEIEAENSRTRLINELVNWYKERPIYNRSQQSLEDPPRILRTLSNPVFFKDF